AGGATCACATTGGAGCTTTACCTTATGTGCTAAAAGAGATAAATGTTCCCGTTTATGGTAAGCGTAAAAGAATTAACGGATATAAATACTAAAAAATTTGCTATACAATTGAATTATCAAAAGTATAGGGGGTTTTTTAATTGAATCAAATAGAGACAAATGAATATTGGAAGGATATTTTAGAAAAATTCTCAAAATATGAAGGAACAATATCTGGTTTTTGTAGAGAGTATGATGTAAATATCCATAGGTTATATTATCAAAGAAAAAAACTAAGGAAGAAAAACGAATCAATATTTCATGCTATTAATTTAAATGGTAGGAAAAATAAAATAGAGAACTCACCTGATGTAAAAAATAATCTTAACCCATCTAATGAAATAAGAATAGAAATTGGAAAGGCTAAAATATATATATCTAATTCAGATGAGTTATCTTTATCAAATGCACTAAAGGAGATAGTAAGAAGTTGTTAAATATTAATGAGATAGATACTGTATATTTAGCTAGTGGTGTCACGGACTTAAGAAAAAGTATAGATGGGTTAATGGTTATAATAAAGATGGAGCTTAAGCTAGATCCTTATGTGTAAATTTTCAAATTAAATTAGATAATATTTTCAAATTATTTTAGGTCAATTTTACCACAAATTAGTGAATATTTTCAAATTAAAATAGGAACGCGATAATCAAATTTTCAAATTCCAGTAGGATTCAAAATAAAATTTGGAAAAATAAGTATTGCATAACACTTTCAAATTTGTATAATAAAAATGAGCAGATTAACTGCTCTTAAAATTTTAATCAAAATATTGATAATAGAAAACTTTTAAGTATAAATTCAATAAGTTCACAACATTTATTACTTAAACGGTTTATAACCGTTGTACTAAGGCTGCCGGTTAAAGATAAAAGTATTTTAGATATCAAAATCTTTTTGTCCTTGGTATACGATTTCTTCATCTACATGCTTTTGCTTTATTGAACAAGCATACATAAGGCTTGAGGTTGCAAGACTGTTAACAAGGCGGGGTACGCCTTTTGATGCAGAATAAATAGCTTCAATTGCAGCCTGGGTAAATATATTTTCATGTAAACCGGCAGACTTTAGCCTTGTAAAAATATAGTCTGAAAGTTCCTCAGGCTTTAACCCCTGCATTACGTATTTTACGGCTATACGCTGCTTTAAAGGTGCATTTACCGCTAACTGTAATTTGTTCCTGATTTGCGATTGCCCCGACAATATTAATATAAAAGGATTTTCAGAGTCCATTTTAAAGTTAAATAAAAGCCTTAATTCTTCAAGTATGCTGTTTGACAGCATCTGTACCTCGTCAAGGATAATAACCGGAGTAATTTTTTGATTATAGTACAAAGACATTATTGCTTGTTGTATCTGATGAAACATTGTAACCTTCTTATGTGAAGGCACTTCTCCTAAAGATATTAAAAGACCCCGGTAAAAATCCATAACGGTAACTGTTGAGAGAGAAAAATAGCAGGGTTTGTAAAGTCCCGGATTTAACCCGGCTGAAAATTTTCTTAAGGCGGTGGATTTTCCCATTCCCGGTTCACCGACTAAAAGAAACATTCCCCGGATGTTTTGAATATATTTAAATCTTGAATTTAATTCCTTAATATCTTCACTTTCATAAACATCAGAAATATCAATTTCTTTTCCAAAAGGATTGTATTTTAGTCCAAAAAACTGTCTGAACATAATTATTTCTCTCCTTCCATAATTGTTTTAAATGAAATTGTTTGTTTTGATTTAGGCATGTCAGCATGTGTTACAGATACTTCGTTATTTTGTAAATCCACTATTAACTCAGAATTTTTAGGTCTGCCCCTTCGTTTCATATGGGCATTGTCATGAAAATTAACCTGCAAGGCTTCACCGATTTTCTTGCCTTCATAGTATATGAATACCGGCCAAAAAGGTATGTCAAGCCGTTGAGGGTCATATCTGACTTCAACTCTTAAACCTGCAAACTTAATGTCAGTTTCATACAGTATATTGTTTATGGAAAATGTGCCGTCATGGTTAATTTTGCGTTTTACACGTAAAAGAAGCTTTTCTTCTAACTGTGCAGGGTCAGTACATTGTTTTATTCTTGAAGCCTGTGACATAAAAAAGTCTAACGGTGTTACCCCTTTAAGTGATGAATGAGGCTTCTTATGGTAATCCTCATCAAGCCATTTCCAAAACTCAAAATTCAGGTCTTCTAAACTCTTAATTTTATTCATATTAAGTTGGGATAAAAATCTTTTTCTAACTGTTAAAAAGAACCTTTCTATTTTTCCCCGGCTATGTGCAACAAAGGGTTTCGAATGTATAAGAGCGCATCCTACGTCCGCGCACATAAATTCAAACTGCTGTGAACGGTAAATCTTCCCATTGTCCGTATAGAGCAAGGAAGGTATGCCTCTTTTTAACACCGCTTCTTTAAATGAATGCCTTAACGATTCTAAATTTTGTGTATAGTAAAATTCTCCGTGAGGTACAAGTCTTGATGCATCATCTATATATGCTAATAAGTATGTGGCTCTTTTCTTCCTGCCTTCCTGTATGTAAGGTCCATACATTAAATCCCCATACCACAACTCATTTATATATTGATGTGCAAATCTTTTAATTTCTTTTTTCTCTTCAGTTTCATAAATGCTTTCATGATTTGAAAATTTTAAAAACCTGTATAGTGTGGTAAGTGATATTTGCCCTTCTTTTAATATGCCTTTTTTTATTAGTTTATCATAGATGATTGTAGTAGGCGCTTTAGGATATTTTCTTTTCGTCTCAAGGATTTTTTCAGCAAGTTCTGTATCTATTTTTCTACAATTACCCCTGTCTTTCCGGTATCCGGGTTTTAATGCATCCAATCCTCCACGCATGTAATCACAGTACCAGGACTCTATTGTTTTAGGTGAATATTTTCTTATGCCATAGTGTGGCATTTCTACGGGTTTTGATGAAATTTGAGCATAATAGTCCTTACGATTATTCACTTGTCCATTTAGGATCGGACTTATCAGTGAAAATCTTTTTAACGCAATGGCATTTCTTACCTCTTCACTTAACATATTCCTGACCTCCTGTTGCATTTTTAGGAAGCCATGACCGGTCAGGCTGTTCTTTACCACGGATGTTACCATAGTTATTTGCTCAAGTAAAGGAAAATATGGTGTTGCGGTTGATTTCATTAAAAATTTTTCATAAGACGCTTTTTAAAATCCTATTTTAATGTTATAATCATGCTGCAAGAAATGTTTTAGCGGTAGCTTGATAGTATTTTTGAGAGAATAGTTGAATGTTGGGGAATTCTCTTACTACTATTGCTAAAACGTTTCTTGCTTTTTCTGTGTTTCCAAGTGTTTCATCCGGTAATTTCACTTTGTGTATTATTTGTCTTAATCCATTTTGTATTGTATTGAGATTTTTAATGAATTTTTTTCTGTAATAGTATAGAATTTGCCTTGAAAACTGTACGTTGTTTTTTAGATTTAGTTGTTTTATAACTGAATTAATACTACCTTTACGATAAAATAAATTATATATGTATTCAAAAATATGATTTATTGCATTAATAAATCCGGGTAAACAAAAGTTAGGAATATATGATATGGTGCATCCACATAGAGGACATATATAGCGTCTGATTACTATTTTCCCTTTATATTCTTTTGAGTAATAATATCTTTCATAGAAGCCATGTTTGCGGAAACTAACTAATTTATTGCATTTTGGATTGTGACATCTTTT
The genomic region above belongs to Acetivibrio saccincola and contains:
- the tnpA gene encoding IS66 family insertion sequence element accessory protein TnpA, producing the protein MNQIETNEYWKDILEKFSKYEGTISGFCREYDVNIHRLYYQRKKLRKKNESIFHAINLNGRKNKIENSPDVKNNLNPSNEIRIEIGKAKIYISNSDELSLSNALKEIVRSC
- the tnpB gene encoding IS66 family insertion sequence element accessory protein TnpB, which codes for MLNINEIDTVYLASGVTDLRKSIDGLMVIIKMELKLDPYV
- a CDS encoding DDE-type integrase/transposase/recombinase; this encodes MLSEEVRNAIALKRFSLISPILNGQVNNRKDYYAQISSKPVEMPHYGIRKYSPKTIESWYCDYMRGGLDALKPGYRKDRGNCRKIDTELAEKILETKRKYPKAPTTIIYDKLIKKGILKEGQISLTTLYRFLKFSNHESIYETEEKKEIKRFAHQYINELWYGDLMYGPYIQEGRKKRATYLLAYIDDASRLVPHGEFYYTQNLESLRHSFKEAVLKRGIPSLLYTDNGKIYRSQQFEFMCADVGCALIHSKPFVAHSRGKIERFFLTVRKRFLSQLNMNKIKSLEDLNFEFWKWLDEDYHKKPHSSLKGVTPLDFFMSQASRIKQCTDPAQLEEKLLLRVKRKINHDGTFSINNILYETDIKFAGLRVEVRYDPQRLDIPFWPVFIYYEGKKIGEALQVNFHDNAHMKRRGRPKNSELIVDLQNNEVSVTHADMPKSKQTISFKTIMEGEK
- a CDS encoding ExeA family protein, encoding MFRQFFGLKYNPFGKEIDISDVYESEDIKELNSRFKYIQNIRGMFLLVGEPGMGKSTALRKFSAGLNPGLYKPCYFSLSTVTVMDFYRGLLISLGEVPSHKKVTMFHQIQQAIMSLYYNQKITPVIILDEVQMLSNSILEELRLLFNFKMDSENPFILILSGQSQIRNKLQLAVNAPLKQRIAVKYVMQGLKPEELSDYIFTRLKSAGLHENIFTQAAIEAIYSASKGVPRLVNSLATSSLMYACSIKQKHVDEEIVYQGQKDFDI